The Streptomyces laurentii region TTCGAGGTGGGGCCTGTCCATGGGCTCCGTCCATGAGACCTGGCCGATCGACAGCAGCGGACCGCGGCGGAGGGCTTCTCGGCCGCGCACCACGATGTCGATCCCCGCAGGCTGATCGGTGACGTGTGGGACGGAGCCCGACAACGCGGATGCCGGTGCGTCTCCGAAGATATCCGCCGGGGCGAACCGGACCGCCCACTCCCGGCAGATCTGGGCGAAGTGCGGGCCCGCCACGTCTCGTTCGAACACGGGCCGGGCCTGCCGCCAGATCTCGTCGATCGCTTTGGCATCCGCGTCCACGAGGTCGGCGCGGCGGGGGCGGATCACAGCGTGGTCGAAGGCCAGAAGCGGTTCGGTGATGCGGTAGTGGATCAGTCCGGGCTGGAAGGCGTCGGGCTCGCCGCGCACCAGGCCACGTGCTTCGAGGTGGGACAGGATGTGCGGCAGCTCCGTCGCCGGCCGGTCGAGGAAGTCGGCGATCTCCCCGGGCGTGGATCGGCCGGCAGCGAGCGCGGCCACGGTGGAATGGCACGCGGCGATGTCCCAGCTGTCCGGTACGCGGTCCAGGATGTGCCCGGCCCTCCAGAACAGCGGCAGCCGGGGGCTGAGCACGCACTCGCGTATCCACCGGTCGAAGTCGGCGAAGCCGGCCGGGGGCCGGTCGCCTGCGGGGTCGAAGCGGAAGGCCGCGCTGCCACCGACAACGGCGTGCACCCGCAGCGCGAGCCCGAGGTCGTCGATCGCCCACATTTCTCGTGCCTGCCGGAAGTCCAGGGGGGCCAGCTCCACGACCTGGTCCACCCACATGGTCGAGGCGCTGAGCAGTCGGCTCATCACCGGTGTCGTGCTGCCGCAGAGCAGCAGCCGTAGCCGGGAGGAACCGCCCGGGCCGTCACCCAGCCGATGACACACCTCGCTGATCGTGGCCGGGAACCCTGGGCTCTGCCGCACGACCTCGGGGAATCCGTCTATGACGACCAACGCGGTCGGGCCACACCCCGAGACCGCCAGCGTGAGCAGCGCGTCCCTCCATCCCGTCCAGTGCGGCGCCCGTGCGAGATCAGCATGGCGCGCGTACCGCTGGGCGAGCGCGCGGAGGGTCTCGGCCTGGGCGGCCTCCTGAACAGCGAAGTAGAACCCACCCGTCGCACGGGCCAGGGCCTTGAGAAGAAACGACTTACCGTGCCCCCGTGGACCGGTGACGACACCGATCGCGGGCCTGGGACGCGGATCGTCGACGAACGCGACAAGCCGCTTCCACTCGGCCTCACGGTCGTAGAGCCCCTGCGGTCGGGCGACAGGGGTGATCAGATCTCCCACGGTTATCTCCCCTTCCCAGGGCACTCTCGTGCCTGTGGACGACCCGAACGCCAGGGGGGCGAGGAGAGGGGGGTCTTCGCCCCGTGCATCTCACGATACGAGCTGCGGGCCCAGGCCGTGAGGCTCCG contains the following coding sequences:
- a CDS encoding hypothetical protein (identified by MetaGeneAnnotator; putative;~sequence version:1), translating into MGDLITPVARPQGLYDREAEWKRLVAFVDDPRPRPAIGVVTGPRGHGKSFLLKALARATGGFYFAVQEAAQAETLRALAQRYARHADLARAPHWTGWRDALLTLAVSGCGPTALVVIDGFPEVVRQSPGFPATISEVCHRLGDGPGGSSRLRLLLCGSTTPVMSRLLSASTMWVDQVVELAPLDFRQAREMWAIDDLGLALRVHAVVGGSAAFRFDPAGDRPPAGFADFDRWIRECVLSPRLPLFWRAGHILDRVPDSWDIAACHSTVAALAAGRSTPGEIADFLDRPATELPHILSHLEARGLVRGEPDAFQPGLIHYRITEPLLAFDHAVIRPRRADLVDADAKAIDEIWRQARPVFERDVAGPHFAQICREWAVRFAPADIFGDAPASALSGSVPHVTDQPAGIDIVVRGREALRRGPLLSIGQVSWTEPMDRPHLERLRGHLVHLAALGEDADRTRLVCYGAAGFGPDLRDAEARGKVLLVSPEQMYGDGQWPRTTEEGGHQ